A genomic segment from Sphingopyxis sp. DBS4 encodes:
- a CDS encoding CcdB family protein, whose product MPQFDVYRSRDGNELLLDCQSDLLGHFDTRFVVPLVPTQTAQKLSRLHPLFEIDGQRHIMATQLASAIDAKELGLRVASLTDRRYDILNAMDMLLTGV is encoded by the coding sequence ATGCCGCAGTTCGATGTTTACAGAAGCCGCGATGGAAACGAACTGTTGCTCGATTGCCAGAGTGATCTCCTCGGTCATTTCGACACGCGCTTCGTCGTTCCGCTGGTCCCGACGCAAACCGCGCAGAAGCTGTCGCGCCTTCATCCGCTTTTCGAAATCGACGGCCAGCGCCATATCATGGCGACGCAATTGGCATCGGCCATTGATGCAAAGGAACTGGGTTTGCGCGTCGCGTCGCTGACCGACCGGCGCTACGACATATTGAACGCGATGGATATGCTGCTGACGGGAGTATGA
- a CDS encoding type II toxin-antitoxin system CcdA family antitoxin yields MNRPARFEGPKKATNVSLSADLVEEAKRLGLNVSEACQAGLAAEVKKAREAVWKEENRAAIESWNDYTRKHGLPLAKYRLF; encoded by the coding sequence ATGAACCGTCCCGCCCGATTCGAAGGCCCCAAGAAGGCCACCAATGTCTCGCTGAGCGCCGACCTGGTCGAAGAGGCGAAAAGGCTGGGCCTCAACGTCAGCGAAGCCTGTCAGGCCGGTCTTGCCGCCGAGGTGAAGAAGGCACGCGAAGCCGTGTGGAAGGAAGAAAATCGCGCCGCGATCGAAAGCTGGAACGATTATACGCGCAAACATGGGCTGCCGCTTGCCAAATACCGGCTGTTCTGA
- the ubiB gene encoding 2-polyprenylphenol 6-hydroxylase: MTRPITHIFRLLKWGRILARHGALRGIESAPQTPPGVKRLCRLARFGTIQPKVPDYAAAFQAIGPAAVKLGQTLATRPDLVGEEAARNLLTLQDALAPVGFERIRQEIEQTFEAPLGSLYAEFDAEPVGSASIAQVHRAVTTDGRQVAVKVRRPGIDKQFARDIETYEWAAAHLEAFGGEASRLRPRQVIANFRRWTLRELDLRREAASASELADAMVGVPTYEVPAIDWDRTASRVMTLDWIDGIKISHRDQLIAAGHDMETLAANLVNAFLRQAIAEGFFHADMHQGNLFVKGDGTIAAVDFGIMGRINRQARYWLAEILYGLTTGNYRRVAEIHFEAQYVPDYHSVEEFATALRAVGEPMRGKPVSELSVGQMLDGLFAITRDFDMQTQPHLLLLQKTMVMVEGVATMLDPKINMWDVSGPFVREWIRDELGPEAALADGLREQGKTLALIPDIIRRLDAQLPKPGGAPPAPPLPDVALMWEKGERRVWWRYALTALVGAAAGAAAFNWFG, encoded by the coding sequence TTGACCCGCCCCATCACCCACATCTTTCGGCTGCTGAAATGGGGGCGAATCCTCGCGCGCCACGGCGCGCTGCGCGGGATCGAGAGTGCGCCGCAGACCCCGCCGGGCGTCAAGCGCCTGTGTCGCCTCGCGCGGTTCGGGACGATCCAGCCGAAGGTGCCCGATTATGCCGCGGCCTTTCAGGCGATCGGCCCCGCTGCAGTCAAGCTCGGCCAGACGCTCGCGACGCGCCCCGACCTTGTCGGCGAAGAGGCCGCGCGCAACCTGCTGACCTTGCAGGACGCGCTTGCGCCGGTCGGTTTCGAGCGCATCCGGCAGGAGATTGAACAGACCTTCGAGGCACCCCTCGGAAGCCTTTATGCCGAATTCGACGCCGAACCCGTTGGCTCTGCCTCGATCGCACAGGTGCACCGCGCCGTGACGACCGACGGCCGCCAGGTCGCGGTGAAGGTCCGCCGGCCCGGCATCGACAAGCAGTTCGCGCGCGACATCGAAACCTATGAATGGGCGGCCGCGCATCTCGAGGCATTTGGAGGCGAGGCGAGCCGATTGCGTCCGCGACAGGTGATCGCCAATTTCCGCCGCTGGACCTTGCGCGAGCTCGACCTGCGCCGCGAGGCGGCCTCGGCCTCCGAGCTCGCCGACGCGATGGTCGGGGTGCCGACCTATGAAGTGCCCGCGATAGACTGGGACCGCACTGCGAGCCGCGTGATGACCCTCGACTGGATCGACGGCATCAAAATTTCGCACCGCGACCAGCTCATCGCCGCGGGACACGACATGGAGACGCTGGCGGCGAACCTCGTCAACGCCTTCCTCCGCCAGGCGATTGCCGAAGGTTTCTTCCACGCCGACATGCATCAGGGCAATTTGTTCGTGAAAGGCGACGGCACGATCGCCGCGGTCGATTTCGGCATCATGGGGCGGATCAACCGCCAGGCGCGCTACTGGCTCGCCGAGATCCTCTATGGCCTCACCACCGGCAATTACCGCCGCGTCGCCGAGATACATTTCGAGGCGCAATATGTCCCCGACTATCACAGCGTCGAGGAGTTCGCGACGGCGCTGCGCGCGGTCGGCGAGCCAATGCGCGGCAAGCCGGTGAGCGAGCTAAGCGTCGGCCAGATGCTCGACGGGCTGTTCGCGATCACCCGCGATTTCGACATGCAGACCCAGCCGCACCTGCTGCTGCTGCAAAAGACGATGGTGATGGTCGAGGGCGTGGCGACGATGCTCGATCCGAAGATCAACATGTGGGACGTTTCCGGCCCCTTCGTGCGCGAATGGATTCGCGACGAACTCGGCCCCGAAGCCGCGCTCGCCGACGGCCTGCGCGAACAGGGCAAGACACTCGCGCTGATCCCCGACATCATCCGCCGCCTCGACGCGCAATTGCCGAAGCCCGGCGGCGCACCGCCCGCACCGCCGCTGCCCGACGTCGCGCTGATGTGGGAAAAGGGCGAGAGACGCGTCTGGTGGCGTTATGCGCTGACGGCGCTTGTCGGCGCGGCGGCGGGAGCGGCCGCGTTCAACTGGTTCGGTTGA
- a CDS encoding class I SAM-dependent methyltransferase: protein MATPDTVSFGYEQVPATEKTAMVGEVFSRVARKYDIMNDAMSGGMHRLWKDRFVRRVKPRSGEAILDMAGGTGDIAFRMERSGASITVADINPDMLGVGMERAVERGIDSLVWSEQNAEKLSFPDQFFDAYTIAFGIRNVTDIPAALSEAHRVLRYGGRFFCLEFSTNEWPGFAQAYDAYSHHLVPKLGKLIAQDEDSYRYLIESIRRFPPMPEFARMIREAGFTAVKVEPIMGGLVAIHSGWKA, encoded by the coding sequence ATGGCTACCCCCGACACCGTCAGCTTCGGTTACGAACAGGTTCCGGCGACCGAGAAGACCGCTATGGTCGGCGAGGTGTTCAGCCGCGTCGCACGCAAATACGACATCATGAACGACGCGATGTCGGGCGGGATGCACCGCCTCTGGAAGGACCGCTTCGTGCGCCGCGTGAAGCCACGCAGCGGAGAGGCGATCCTCGACATGGCAGGCGGCACCGGCGACATCGCCTTTCGCATGGAGCGCTCGGGCGCCAGCATCACCGTCGCCGACATCAATCCCGACATGCTGGGCGTCGGCATGGAGCGCGCGGTCGAGCGCGGCATCGACAGCCTCGTCTGGTCCGAGCAGAATGCCGAGAAGCTCTCCTTCCCCGATCAGTTCTTCGACGCCTATACGATCGCTTTCGGCATCCGCAACGTCACCGACATTCCGGCCGCACTCAGCGAAGCACACCGCGTGCTGCGCTATGGCGGGCGCTTCTTCTGCCTCGAATTCTCGACCAACGAATGGCCCGGTTTCGCGCAGGCCTACGACGCCTATTCGCACCATCTGGTGCCAAAGCTCGGCAAACTGATCGCGCAGGACGAGGATAGTTATCGCTATCTGATCGAGTCGATCCGCCGCTTCCCGCCGATGCCCGAATTCGCCCGGATGATCCGCGAGGCCGGATTCACCGCGGTGAAGGTCGAGCCGATCATGGGCGGACTCGTCGCGATCCACAGCGGGTGGAAAGCTTGA
- the mutM gene encoding bifunctional DNA-formamidopyrimidine glycosylase/DNA-(apurinic or apyrimidinic site) lyase, protein MPELPEVETTVRGLAPFLEGQRLTAVTTFRPDLRRPFPADLAQRLTGATVTTLSRRAKYGIVSTDRDDHMIFHLGMSGRWRTEGGEAGKHDHLLLETGAGHRLFLHDPRRFGSVDLVNGDPLALFPAFVTLGPEPLSDDFDAACLARALAGRRAPIKAMLLDQTIVAGLGNIYVCEALNMAKISPLKPAADVARAKLAALVPAIKAVLTAAIAAGGSTLRDFLSPEGDLGYFAKDWRVYGREGEPCECGGTIARVVQSGRSTFFCPKCQR, encoded by the coding sequence ATGCCCGAACTTCCCGAAGTCGAAACCACCGTCCGCGGCCTTGCGCCTTTCCTCGAAGGGCAAAGGCTGACGGCGGTCACGACCTTCCGCCCCGACCTTCGCCGCCCCTTTCCCGCCGATCTCGCGCAGCGGCTCACCGGCGCGACGGTCACCACCCTGTCGCGCCGCGCCAAATATGGCATCGTGTCGACCGACCGCGACGATCATATGATCTTCCACCTCGGCATGTCGGGGCGCTGGCGGACCGAGGGCGGCGAGGCGGGGAAGCACGACCATCTGCTGCTCGAAACCGGCGCGGGGCACCGGCTGTTCCTTCACGATCCACGGCGATTCGGGTCGGTCGACCTGGTGAACGGCGATCCGCTGGCGCTGTTCCCGGCGTTCGTGACCCTGGGGCCCGAGCCTTTGTCCGACGATTTCGATGCTGCCTGTCTGGCACGGGCGCTGGCCGGACGGCGCGCGCCGATCAAGGCGATGCTGCTCGACCAGACGATCGTCGCCGGACTCGGCAACATCTATGTCTGCGAAGCGCTCAACATGGCGAAGATCTCGCCGCTGAAGCCCGCGGCCGATGTGGCGCGCGCGAAACTCGCGGCGCTGGTGCCCGCGATCAAGGCGGTGTTGACCGCCGCGATCGCCGCGGGCGGATCGACCTTGCGCGATTTCCTGAGTCCTGAGGGCGACCTCGGCTATTTCGCGAAGGACTGGCGCGTCTATGGGCGCGAGGGCGAGCCATGCGAATGCGGCGGGACGATCGCGCGCGTCGTGCAGAGCGGGCGATCGACCTTCTTTTGCCCGAAATGCCAGCGTTGA